From the Megalops cyprinoides isolate fMegCyp1 chromosome 21, fMegCyp1.pri, whole genome shotgun sequence genome, one window contains:
- the LOC118768833 gene encoding histone H2A-like, translating into MSGRGKTGGKARAKAKTRSSRAGLQFPVGRVHRLLRKGNYAERVGAGAPVYLAAVLEYLTAEILELAGNAARDNKKTRIIPRHLQLAVRNDEELNKLLGGVTIAQGGVLPNIQAVLLPKKTEKAK; encoded by the coding sequence ATGAGCGGAAGAGGCAAAACCGGTGGCAAAGCCAGGGCTAAAGCCAAGACTCGTTCGTCCAGGGCTGGACTCCAGTTCCCGGTCGGTCGCGTTCACAGATTGCTGCGTAAAGGAAATTATGCCGAGCGCGTCGGCGCAGGTGCCCCGGTCTACTTGGCCGCCGTGCTCGAGTACCTTACGGCTGAGATCCTTGAGCTGGCTGGCAATGCTGCTCGGGACAACAAGAAGACCCGTATCATTCCCCGTCACCTGCAACTTGCGGTGCGTAACGACGAAGAGCTGAACAAGCTCCTGGGCGGCGTCACTATCGCTCAGGGCGGCGTTCTGCCTAACATCCAGGCGGTGCTGCTTCCCAAGAAGACCGAGAAAGCCAAGTAA
- the LOC118769243 gene encoding histone H2B — protein sequence MPEPAKSAPKKGSKKAVTKTAGKGGKKRRKSRKESYAIYVYKVLKQVHPDTGISSKAMGIMNSFVNDIFERIAGESSRLAHYNKRSTITSREIQTAVRLLLPGELAKHAVSEGTKAVTKYTSSK from the coding sequence ATGCCTGAACCAGCCAAGTCTGCTCCCAAGAAGGGATCGAAGAAAGCCGTCACTAAGACGGCCGGTAAGGGCGGCAAGAAGCGCAGAAAGTCCAGGAAGGAGAGCTACGCAATCTACGTGTACAAGGTGTTGAAACAAGTTCATCCCGACACCGGCATTTCCTCAAAGGCAATGGGCATCATGAATTCGTTTGTCAACGATATCTTTGAGCGCATCGCCGGTGAGTCGTCTCGTTTGGCTCACTACAACAAGCGCTCCACCATCACCTCCAGGGAGATCCAGACTGCCGTGCGCCTGCTGTTGCCCGGAGAGCTGGCTAAGCACGCCGTGTCCGAGGGTACCAAGGCCGTCACCAAGTATACTAGCTCCAAGTAG
- the LOC118769240 gene encoding histone H2A produces the protein MSGRGKTGGKARAKAKTRSSRAGLQFPVGRVHRLLRKGNYAERVGAGAPVYLAAVLEYLTAEILELAGNAARDNKKTRIIPRHLQLAVRNDEELNKLLGGVTIAQGGVLPNIQAVLLPKKTEKAVKAK, from the coding sequence ATGAGCGGAAGGGGTAAAACTGGTGGCAAAGCCAGGGCTAAAGCCAAGACTCGTTCGTCCAGGGCTGGACTCCAGTTCCCGGTCGGTCGCGTTCACAGATTGCTGCGTAAAGGAAATTATGCCGAGCGCGTCGGCGCAGGTGCCCCGGTCTACTTGGCCGCCGTGCTCGAGTACCTTACGGCTGAGATCCTTGAGCTGGCTGGCAATGCTGCTCGGGACAACAAGAAGACCCGTATCATTCCCCGTCACCTGCAGCTTGCGGTGCGTAATGACGAAGAGCTGAACAAGCTCCTGGGCGGTGTCACTATCGCTCAGGGCGGCGTTTTGCCTAAcatccaggctgtgctgcttCCCAAGAAGACCGAGAAAGCTGTCAAGGCCAAGTAA
- the LOC118796568 gene encoding histone H2B yields MPEPAKSAPKKGSKKAVTKTAGKGGKKRRKSRKESYAIYVYKVLKQVHPDTGISSKAMGIMNSFVNDIFERIAGESSRLAHYNKRSTITSREIQTAVRLLLPGELAKHAVSEGTKAVTKYTSSK; encoded by the coding sequence ATGCCTGAACCAGCCAAGTCTGCTCCCAAGAAGGGATCGAAGAAGGCTGTCACTAAGACGGCCGGTAAGGGCGGCAAGAAGCGCAGAAAGTCCAGGAAGGAGAGCTACGCAATCTACGTGTACAAGGTGTTGAAACAAGTTCATCCTGACACTGGCATCTCCTCAAAGGCAATGGGCATCATGAATTCGTTTGTCAACGATATCTTCGAGCGCATCGCCGGTGAGTCGTCTCGTTTGGCTCACTACAACAAGCGCTCCACCATCACCTCCAGGGAGATCCAGACTGCCGTGCGCCTGCTGTTGCCCGGAGAGCTGGCTAAACACGCCGTGTCCGAGGGCACCAAGGCCGTCACCAAGTACACCAGCTCCAAGTAA
- the LOC118769244 gene encoding histone H4 translates to MSGRGKGGKGLGKGGAKRHRKVLRDNIQGITKPAIRRLARRGGVKRISGLIYEETRGVLKVFLENVIRDAVTYTEHAKRKTVTAMDVVYALKRQGRTLYGFGG, encoded by the coding sequence ATGTCCGGAAGAGGAAAAGGTGGAAAAGGTTTGGGGAAGGGAGGCGCCAAGCGTCACCGTAAGGTTCTTCGCGATAATATCCAGGGTATCACCAAGCCCGCAATTCGTCGCCTTGCTAGGCGAGGTGGTGTCAAGCGTATTTCTGGTCTGATTTACGAGGAGACGCGCGGTGTGCTGAAGGTATTTTTGGAAAACGTTATTCGCGATGCCGTCACCTACACCGAGCATGCCAAGAGGAAGACTGTCACTGCCATGGATGTGGTGTACGCTTTGAAACGTCAGGGTCGTACTCTGTACGGCTTCGGAGGTTAA
- the LOC118796327 gene encoding histone H4-like: MSGRGKGGKGLGKGGAKRHRKPAIRRLARRGGVKRISGLIYEETRGVLKVFLENVIRDAVTYTEHAKRKTVTAMDVVYALKRQGRTLYGFGG; this comes from the exons ATGTCTggaagagggaaaggaggaaaaggTTTGGGGAAGGGAGGCGCCAAGCGTCACCGTAAG CCCGCAATTCGTCGCCTTGCTCGGCGAGGTGGTGTCAAGCGTATCTCTGGTCTGATTTACGAGGAGACGCGCGGTGTGCTGAAGGTGTTTTTGGAGAACGTTATTCGCGATGCCGTCACCTACACCGAGCATGCCAAGAGGAAGACTGTCACTGCCATGGATGTGGTGTACGCTTTGAAACGTCAGGGTCGCACTCTGTACGGCTTCGGAGGCTAA
- the LOC118769237 gene encoding histone H1-like, whose protein sequence is MAEVAPAPAAPAPAKAPRKKAASKPKKSGPSVGELIVKAVSASKERSGVSLAALKKALAAGGYDVEKNNSRVKLALKSLVKKETLLQTKGTGASGSFKLNKKQAEAAKKKPAKKAAPKAKKPAAKKPAAAKKPKKAAVKKPAAAAKKSPKKAKKPAAPKKATKSPKKAKKPVAAKKATKSPKKAKAAKPRVAKPKTTKAKKAAPKKK, encoded by the coding sequence ATGGCTGAAGTCGCACCAGCTCCCGCCGCCCCCGCGCCGGCCAAGGCCCCCAGAAAGAAAGCAGCAAGCAAGCCCAAGAAATCGGGCCCCAGCGTTGGAGAACTGATCGTCAAGGCCGTGTCCGCTTCCAAGGAGAGGAGCGGAGTGTCCCTCGCCGCCCTGAAGAAAGCTCTGGCGGCCGGCGGCTACGATGTGGAGAAGAACAACTCCCGCGTCAAGCTGGCACTCAAGAGCCTGGTGAAGAAGGAGACCCTGTTGCAGACCAAAGGAACCGGCGCTTCTGGTTCTTTCAAGCTCAACAAAAAGCAAGCCGAGGCTGCGAAAAAGAAACCCGCTAAGAAAGCGGCTCCTAAGGCGAAAAAGCCGGCCGCCAAAAAACCCGCTGCCGCCAAGAAGCCTAAGAAGGCAGCGGTGAAGAagcccgccgccgccgccaagAAGTCACCGAAGAAGGCGAAAAAGCCCGCTGCACCCAAGAAGGCGACCAAGAGCCCCAAGAAAGCTAAGAAGCCAGTAGCAGCCAAGAAGGCGACCAAGAGTCCCAAGAAAGCCAAGGCAGCCAAGCCCAGGGTGGCCAAACCCAAGACCACCAAAGCCAAGAAGGCGGCTCCCAAGAAGAAGTGA
- the LOC118769239 gene encoding histone H3 encodes MARTKQTARKSTGGKAPRKQLATKAARKSAPATGGVKKPHRYRPGTVALREIRRYQKSTELLIRKLPFQRLVREIAQDFKTDLRFQSSAVMALQEASEAYLVGLFEDTNLCAIHAKRVTIMPKDIQLARRIRGERA; translated from the coding sequence ATGGCTAGAACCAAGCAGACTGCCCGCAAATCTACTGGTGGCAAGGCCCCTAGGAAGCAGCTGGCCACTAAGGCTGCGCGTAAGAGCGCGCCTGCTACAGGCGGTGTGAAGAAACCTCACCGCTACAGGCCTGGCACAGTGGCTCTGCGAGAAATCCGCCGTTACCAGAAGTCCACCGAGCTTCTGATTCGCAAACTGCCTTTCCAGCGGCTGGTGAGAGAAATTGCCCAGGACTTCAAGACCGATCTGCGTTTCCAGAGCTCTGCCGTCATGGCTCTGCAGGAGGCCAGCGAGGCCTATCTGGTTGGCCTGTTTGAGGACACCAACCTCTGCGCCATCCACGCCAAGAGAGTGACCATCATGCCCAAGGACATTCAGCTGGCCCGCCGCATCCGAGGGGAGCGCGCTTGA